A genomic window from Thunnus thynnus chromosome 12, fThuThy2.1, whole genome shotgun sequence includes:
- the npc1 gene encoding NPC intracellular cholesterol transporter 1 → MGLLPERSSLCVLFLIILLSEGHFRWVGAQHCVWYGECGESAKVPGKKYNCNYTGPPLPLEDEGYDLLTELCPGYDYGNRSLCCNVDQLRTLKGSLQLPLQFLSRCPACFFNLMNLFCELTCSPHQSQFMNSTQINESNVVEVQYYIGQTFSNAMYNACKDVQAPSSNVKALSLLCGKDAKDCNATNWIQYMFDINNGQTPFPIVPIFSDVPVFGYTPMNNKTYDCTEGLEDGSGPCSCQDCTKACGPKPVPPPLPPPWTILGMDAMTVIMWISYMAFLLIFIGAVLAAWCYRKRTIMSEYGPILDSNNPLSLNSDDPDQVYASCCETLGERFENALRILFTSWGSFCVRRPSLVILGSLILVVASSGGLVYMRITTDPVELWSSPSSQARQDKDYFDSHFGPFFRTAQLIITTPINDTFIYSPYFGGSDVPFGAILRKDILHQVLDLQLAIEGLVATYEGKNVTLKDICLAPLAPYNDNCTILSVLNYFQNSHTVLDHSIGDDFFVYADFHSHFLYCVSAPASLNDTTLLHDPCLGTYGGPVFPWLALGGYDETNYNNATALVITFPLNNYLNDSVRMGKALAWEKEFIRFMKNFKNPNLTIAFNSERSVEDELDRESNSDISTIVISYAIMFIYISLALGHIHSFRRVMVDSKISLGIAGILIVLSSVAASLGIFSYVGIPLTLIVIEVIPFLVLAVGVDNIFIIVQTYQRDERMPQEELHQQIGRILGDVAPSLLLSSFSETVAFFLGALSNMPAVRTFSLFAGLAVFIDFLLQISCFVSLLGLDARRQEGNRLDILCCVKLPEGQETKTDGLLFRFFKKVYAPFILKEWVRPIIVAVFVGILSFSIAVVNKVDIGLDQKLSMPDDSYVLDYFKNLSEYLHTGAPVYFVVEDGLNYSSLEGQNLVCGGVGCNNDSLVQQVYAASLISDYTTIAFTPSSWLDDYFDWVKPQSTCCRYYNSTGAFCNASVVNSSCVHCRPMTPSGKQRPVGDDFMRFLPMFLSDNPNVKCGKGGHAAYATAVDLHPDNTGVGATYFMTYHTILKESPDFIDALKMARILAENISQSMDHKVFAYSVFYVFYEQYLTIAYDTALNLSVSLAAIFVVTTVLLGFELWSAVIVCITIAMILVNMFGVMWLWDISLNAVSLVNLVMSVGISVEFCSHIVRAFSISVKKDRVERAEEALAHMGSSVFSGITLTKFGGILILALSKSQIFQVFYFRMYLAIVLLGATHGLIFLPVLLSYIGPSVNKAKVFAANQRYAGTERERLLNY, encoded by the exons ATGGGGCTCTTACCAGAGAGAAGCAGTTTATGTGTACTTTTCCTCATTATACTCCTGTCAGAAGGACATTTTCGATGG GTTGGGGCCCAGCACTGTGTGTGGTACGGTGAGTGCGGCGAGTCCGCAAAGGTGCCTGGAAAAAAGTACAACTGCAACTACACCGGTCCTCCTCTCCCGCTAGAAGATGAGGGTTATGACCTTCTCACG GAGCTTTGTCCTGGGTATGACTATGGAAACCGAAGTCTCTGCTGCAATGTTGACCAATTGCGCACTCTCAAAGGGAGTCTCCAGCTTCCCCTTCAGTTCCTGTCTCG GTGTCCCGCCTGTTTCTTCAATCTGATGAACCTCTTCTGTGAGCTGACATGCAGCCCCCACCAGAGTCAGTTCATGAATAGCACCCAGATCAATGAGTCTAACGTTGTGGAAGTGCAGTACTACATCGGACAAACGTTCTCTAACG CCATGTACAATGCCTGTAAGGACGTCCAGGCTCCATCTAGCAATGTGAAGGCCTTATCACTGCTGTGTGGCAAGGATGCAAAGGACTGCAATGCTACTAACTGGATCCAGTACATGTTCGATATTAACAATGGACAGACTCCCTTTCCTATCGTCCCGATCTTCTCAg ATGTCCCAGTTTTTGGTTACACTCCCATGAACAACAAGACATATGACTGCACAGAGGGCCTGGAGGACGGCTCAGGTCCCTGCTCCTGTCAGGACTGCACAAAGGCCTGTGGTCCCAAACCtgtccctccccctctcccacCTCCCTGGACTATCCTTGGTATGGATGCCATGACTGTCATCATGTGGATCTCTTACATGGCCTTCCTGCTTATCTTTATTGGTGCTGTGCTAGCAGCTTGGTGTTACAG GAAAAGGACAATCATGTCTGAGTATGGCCCCATATTGGACAGCAATAACCCACTGTCTCTCAACAGTGACGATCCTGACCAAG TATACGCATCCTGTTGTGAAACGCTGGGCGAACGCTTTGAGAATGCACTGCGGATTCTCTTTACCTCCTGGGGTTCCTTCTGTGTGCGGCGTCCCTCTCTGGTCATACTGGGCAGCCTGATACTGGTGGTAGCCTCCTCTGGTGGCCTGGTCTATATGCGCATTACCACCGACCCCGTTGAGTTGTGGTCGTCTCCAAGCAGCCAGGCACGCCAGGATAAGGACTACTTTGACAGCCACTTCGGACCCTTCTTTAGAACTGCACAGCTCATTATAACCACTCCCATCAATGACACTTTCATCTACTCCCCCTACTTCGGAGGATCAGATGTCCCATTTGGAGCCATCCTTCGCAAAGATATCCTTCACCAG GTGCTGGATCTGCAGCTTGCGATTGAAGGCCTTGTCGCCACATACGAGGGGAAAAACGTTACCTTGAAGGACATTTGCTTGGCTCCTTTGGCCCCATACAATGACAACTGTACGATCTTGAGTGTCCTCAACTACTTCCAGAACAGCCACACCGTGCTGGACCACAGCATTGGAGATGACTTCTTTGTCTACGCTGACTTTCACAGCCACTTCCTCTACTGTgtcag TGCACCAGCGTCTCTCAACGACACCACTCTCCTCCATGATCCCTGTCTTGGCACTTATGGAGGCCCCGTCTTCCCTTGGCTGGCACTTGGAGGCTATGACG AAACCAACTACAACAATGCCACTGCTCTAGTGATCACCTTTCCACTCAACAACTACCTGAACGACTCTGTCAGGATGGGCAAAGCTCTGGCATGGGAGAAAGA ATTCATCCGCTTCATGAAAAACTTCAAAAACCCCAACCTGACCATAGCCTTTAACTCAGAGAGGAGTGTTGAAGATGAACTCGACAGAGAGAGCAACAGTGACATCAGCACCATAGTAATCAGCTATGCCATTATGTTCATCTACATCTCCCTGGCCCTGGGTCACATCCACAGCTTCAGGAGAGTAATG GTGGACTCTAAGATTTCTCTGGGTATAGCAGGTATCCTGATCGTGTTGAGCTCTGTGGCCGCCTCACTGGGCATCTTCAGCTATGTTGGTATCCCGCTCACACTCATTGTCATTGAGGTCATTCCCTTCCTGGTGTTGGCTGTTGGAGTGGATAACATCTTTATTATAGTTCAAACATACCAG AGAGATGAGCGGATGCCTCAGGAGGAACTTCACCAGCAGATCGGTCGTATTCTTGGAGACGTTGCCCCCAGCTTGTtactctcctccttctctgagACGGTGGCCTTCTTCCTGG GAGCCCTGTCCAACATGCCTGCAGTGAggactttctctctttttgctgGCTTggctgtttttattgatttcctGTTGCAGATCAGTTGCTTTGTCAGCTTGCTCGGCTTGGACGCCAGAAGACAGGAG GGGAATCGCCTTGACATCCTCTGCTGTGTGAAGCTGCCAGAAGGTCAGGAAACGAAAACAGACGGCTTACTCTTCCGTTTTTTCAAGAAAGTCTATGCCCCATTCATTCTCAAAGAGTGGGTGCGACCGATCATA GTGGCCGTGTTTGTGGGAATACTCTCCTTCAGTATTGCTGTGGTGAATAAAGTAGATATTGGACTGGACCAGAAACTCTCCATGCCTGAT GACTCTTACGTGTTGGACTACTTTAAGAACTTGAGCGAGTATCTCCACACTGGAGCTCCAGTGTACTTCGTGGTGGAGGATGGTCTCAACTACAGTAGCCTGGAGGGTCAGAATCTTGTGTGTGGAGGGGTGGGCTGCAACAATGACTCCCTGGTCCAACAAGTTTACGCCGCCTCACTCATCAGTGACTA CACAACCATTGCCTTCACTCCGTCCTCCTGGCTGGATGACTACTTTGACTGGGTGAAGCCTCAGTCCACCTGCTGTCGATATTATAACAGCACAGGGGCCTTCTGCAACGCCTCGG TGGTAAACTCATCCTGCGTTCACTGTCGGCCCATGACTCCCAGCGGAAAGCAGAGGCCCGTTGGAGATGACTTCATGCGGTTTCTACCCATGTTCTTGTCAGACAATCCTAACGTCAAGTGTGGAAAAGG GGGCCATGCAGCCTACGCCACAGCAGTTGATCTGCATCCCGACAACACAGGAGTCGGAGCCACTTACTTTATGACGTATCACACCATCCTGAAGGAGTCCCCAGACTTCATAGATGCTTTGAAAATGGCCCGAATCCTGGCTGAAAATATCAGTCAGTCCATGGACCACAAAGTTTTTGCCTACAG cGTGTTCTATGTGTTTTACGAGCAGTACCTGACCATCGCATATGACACGGCTCTGAACTTGAGCGTGTCCCTGGCAGCCATATTTGTTGTGACGACAGTGTTGTTGGGCTTCGAGCTGTGGTCAGCCGTCATCGTCTGCATCACCATCGCCATGATCCTGGTCAACATGTTCGGCGTCATGTGGCTGTGGGACATCAGTCTCAACGCGGTATCGCTTGTGAACTTGGTCATG AGCGTTGGTATTTCAGTAGAGTTCTGCAGTCATATCGTTCGAGCTTTTTCCATCAGCGTGAAGAAGGACAGAGTGGAGCGGGCTGAGGAGGCCCTGGCTCACATGGGAAGCTCT GTTTTCAGTGGGATCACGTTAACAAAGTTCGGAGGTATCCTCATTCTAGCGCTTTCCAAGTCCCAGATCTTCCAGGTCTTCTACTTTAGGATGTACCTGGCCATAGTGCTGCTGGGGGCCACGCACGGTCTCATCTTCCTCCCTGTACTGCTCAGTTATATAG GTCCGTCAGTGAACAAAGCGAAGGTGTTTGCGGCTAACCAGCGCTATGCCGGTACAGAAAGGGAGCGCCTCCTCAACTACTAG